The Amycolatopsis coloradensis sequence AGCGCGATCGCGAGCACGGTCGCGCTGCCGACCAGCAGGATCGTCGGCCACAACCGCTCGCCGATCATGTCGACGACCGGACGCCGTTGCAGGTACGAATCGCCCATGGTGCCTTGAAGCAGGCCGACGACGTAGTCCCAGAACTGCTGCAGCAGCGGCTTGTCCACGCCCATCTGCGCCCGGAGCTCCGCCATCATCTTCGGATCGGTCGGCCGGTCGCGGACCATGAACCGCACGGGATCGCCGGGCAGCGTCCGGAACAGGAAGAACCCCAGCACGACGACGAGCGCGAGGCTCGCCAGCGCGCCGCCGATCTTGGAGAGCACGAACCGGGCGGTGCCGGTCCCGCCCCGGCGCTCGTCGGGATCGCCGAGCGCCGGGGGCTTTTCGAGGGAACTGAGTGCTTCGGTCAACGCTGCTCTTACTCCCGGTCGTCAGCCGACTTGCCGCGCCGCCCGAGCAGCACGCCGCCGCCGACGAGCACCACGAGCACGACCGCGCCGATGCCGATCCACAATCCGGTGTTGCTGCTTTCCTCGGCGCCCGCCGCGGCGGCGTCGGCCGGAGTGGCGCCGTAGACGCCCCAGTAGCCGGACTGTTCGAGGATCGCGCCGTCGGGCTGCGGCTGCTTGGTGAACGAGGAGAACTTGTCCGAGCGGTAGGCCTCGAGCACGTTGTCGTAGTCCAGGACGACGTCGACGTACTCACCCGCCAGCACCGCCTGCGCCTGCTTGACGAGTTCGGCGCGCTTCGCCGGGTCGAACTCGGTCAGCTGCTTCTTGTACAGGTCTTCGTAGCGCGGGTCGCAGAAGAACGTCGCCGAGCTGCCGCCGTTGCCCTCCGCGTTCGGGCGGCCGGCGCAGGTGTTCAGGCTGAGGGCGTAGTCCGGGTCGGGTGACGTGCCGTAGCCGGAGATCGCGAGGTCGTAGTTGCCCGCGGTGGTGCGGTCGTCCAATTCGTCGTCGGAGACGAGCTCCTGCTTGACACCGATGCCGACGTCCTTGAGCCAACCGCTGACGAACTGCGCGACACGCTGGTCGAACGGCCGGTTCGCGTGACCGGCGAGCCGGAACTCCAGCTTCGCGCCGCCGGGGGCGACGCGGATGCCGTCCGCACCCTTGGCGTAGCCGGCCTGGTCGAGGGTGGCGTTCGCGGCCGCGATGTCGAACTTGGTCTTCTCGGCGTCCGACGGGCTCCAGGTGTAGGCCTTGTAGATCGCCGGAACGACACCGGTCCCCGGCTGGCCGTACCCGTTCATCACCTTGTCCACGATGGTCTTGGTGTCGATGGCCTGGGCGATCGCCTTGCGGACGCGGAGGTCCTTCAAGATCGGGTTGCCGTCACCGATCGGCTGGTCGAGGACGTTCTTGACGCCGAAGTTGATGATCAGCTCGTTGTACCGGCGGCCCGGCGCCTTGTTCGTGGTGATGTTCTTCTCGCCCTTGAGCGCGTCGAACTGCGTCGGCGTGAGCCGGTTGATGACGTCGACCTCGCCCTGCTTCAGCGCGTTGACCGCGGCCTCGGCGTCCTTGAACTGCAGGAGTTGCAGCTCGTCGACCTTGGGCGCACCGCGCCAGTAGTCCTTGTTCGCCTTGAACTTCACGAACTCGTTCTTCTTGTACTCGGTCAGCAGATACGGTCCGCTGCCGACGCCGACCACGGCCATGTCGTCGGTCGAGGGGGCGTTGAGATCCTTGATCGGCTCCCAGATGTGCTTGGGCACGATCGGGACGTCGAGCGAGGTCATGGTCGCCTGCGGGGCCTTGGTCTTGATGACCAGCGTCTTGTCGTCGGGTGCCGACACCGAGGCGAAGTTGGTGACGTAGCTGCCGTTCGCGGTGCGGGCGTTCTCGTCGTCGAGCATCCGCTGGAAGGTGTACGCGGGGTCCTGCGCGGTGATCGGCTTGCCGTCGGACCACTTCATCCCCTGGCGGATGGTGAAGGTCCAGGTGAGCTTGTCGTCGGAGGTCTTCCACGACTCCGCGATCCCGCCCGTGGGCTGGGTGTCCTCGGCCGAGGGCAGGGTCAGGAACTCGTAGTTGAACCGGCCGACCTGCGTCGACGCCGCCAGCTGGGCGGTGAAGGGGTTCAGGTGGTCGATGCCGGTCGTGAGCGCCACCCGGAGCACCTTGCCCTGTTGCTGCGCCGACGCGGCGGGCACGAAAGGCACCGTCGCGACCGCCGAAGCGGCGAGGACCGCGACCACGCGAAGACCGCGCCGTCGCTTCGGAAAACGCTCTGTGCGCACGAAGACCACCCCATCGAACTCGCTGTAACCCAACCCCCGAGGCGGAAAAGTAACCACATGTCGCGGTAACCGCGCAATGACTCGCCAATACCGATCGTGCACAGCGGATGTCGTCACGTGGTCGACAGCTACTTTAAGTCTCACAGACGTTGCGCTGTGTCACCATTTCGGCGCACGAACCGGCAACACGTGCGGTGTCCTGGATATTCAAGGGAAGCGGGCTTGCAAAAGCCTTGCGCGCGATGATGCCCAATCGATACGTGCGACGAAGTGAGAGCAAAGCGTTTCGTCCTCTGAACGCGGTGGTTGCACACGCAAGCACCGCGTTCAGAGGACGAAACGCGAGGGGTCAGCCGACCGGGACCTCACGCCGCCGCGCGGTGGCCGCGGCAGCGTAGAGCCACGCGAACAGCGCCCACATACCGGCGAAGATGAGCCCCACGGTCACGTAAGCGACAGTCCACAGCACGGCGGGTGTGTCCGACTTCCGCTCCCGTTGCAGGAACTCGATCTCCGACATGAACGGGCGCGTGCCGGACGTCGCGTCGATCGACGGCGCGTTCGCGGCCGGGTCGGCGGGCGCGTAGATCGGGGCGAGCCCCATCACCCGGTTCGGGACGTGCACGCGGATCCCCGTCTTCCACTGGCCGAACACCGGCAACGGCTGGGCGGTGCGATACACCCCGTCGCCGATCTTCTCCAGCGGCGCGGTGAAGAAGTCGCCGCCCTGCCAAGCGAAACCGTTGAGCCACACGGCATCGTCGGCCAGGTCGGGCCGCGAGATCGTCACGGTCGCGTCGACCCAGCGGGGTGTGCCGCCGCCGTGCGGATTCGAGATCGGCAGCCCGGTCGCGGCCTCGGTCAGCCGGACGTCGGCGGTGAACCCCGGTTCCGGATCCTGCGGGACGGCGACCGCCGACATCAGGGCGACCGCGCCCAGCGCGCCGACGAGTCCGACCGAGTGCCGGGGCCCCGCCGCGGGCACCCGCGTCGCCGTCTCCTCCACTCGCTGGTACTGCCAGACACCGATGAACGTACCCGCGAGCGCCGCGCCGGTCCCGAACAGGACGAACAGCGGCAGATGGGCGGCGGGCCACGGGTTCGGCATCAACCAGTGGGTGAACGCCGCCTCGGCGAGCATCCCGGCGGTCCCCACGAGCAGACCGGCGACAGCGGCGAACGTGTAGCCCTGCCGGTTGCGCATCGCGAGGGCGACGACCTCGATGATCACCGCTTCGGCGACGTACGGCAGCAGCGAGGCTACGTGCAGGTCCGCGAACAGCGGGATGACGGCGAACGAAGCACGGGACGCGAGGAAGACCGCGAGCACGATCAGCGCGCCGCCCGGACCCCAGGACAGCCGCCCGTAGGTCAGCGTCCAGGCGCCGATCAGGCCGACGAGCACGACCTGCGACAGCATCGGGAACTGCGGGACGCCGAGGTCGAACTCCATGAGGAACGCCGAAGCACCCATCATCCAGGCACCGGCGAGCACCGGGCCGAGCAGGCGCACCACCGGCCCGGTCGCGCCGACCTGACGGGCCTCGCCGAGCAGCAGTTGCAGGCCCAGCACGACACAGACGCCGCCGCCGATCATCAGGACGTGCGTCGGTCCCCATTCGGTGACGTCCTGGCCGAACAGGCGGTGCCACACGTCGTCGAGCGGGAAGCCCGCGATGCCGACCAGGCCGGTCGCCATCATCTGGATGGACCCCATCGGCGCCCGCCAGTGCGGGCCGATCTTGAACGTGCGCTTGGGCAGGTCCTTCGTCGCGAGGGTCGCGCTGAGCACGCCGCTGGCGAAGATGCCCATCAGTCCGAAGTAGATCGGGTAATGCGAAGGGTTCGCGAGCGGGCCTTCGTCGCGGCCGAGTTCCATGTGGATCGGCACGTCCCAGTAGACGCCGATCAGCGCCGACATCCCGGAGAGGAAGGCGACGAACATCGGCAGCGCCGCCCAGCGCGGCAGACCGCTGAACTCGCCCATCCAGTCGGCGACGCGGCCGAAGACCGTCCGCTTCCCCGCGCGCTCGCGGAGCACGAAAAGGGCCAAGGGCAGGAAGACCGCGGTGAACATCAGGCCCGCGATGACGATCTGCCCGAATTGCGCGCCGCCGGCAGGCGGGCTCTCCTGAGCCATGAACACCGTGCTCGCCTTCCTGCTAACCTGAGTAACTGTTACCTTGGGGTAACACGATAGGCGCAAGGTCCCGGCCGGGCAAGCCGGGGCGTACGACTTGGAGGCACCTCGATGCGGAGGATCGGCGGGATCTGCGGGATCACCGTGGCCGTACTGCTGGCCGTGACCGGCTGTTCGGGAACGACCGGTTCCGAACAGGCGCCGGGCGCCGGCACCCGGACCGTCAAGTTCTCGATCACTGAGGGCAAGCGCACGGCGGGCCCCGAGGAGGTCGCGGTGCGCACGGGCGAGAACGTCGCACTCGAAGTCACCTCGGACCAGCCGGACGAACTGCACGTCCACGGCTACGACAAGGCCGCCCAGCTGTCTCCCGGGGTTCCGGGGACGGTCGCCTTCACCGCGAACATCGACGGGATCTTCGAGGTGGAACTGCACAAGAGCGGCGCGGCGGTGACCAAGCTCCGGGTGAGCGGATGATCCTGGCGCACGGTCTCGGCGGCCGGTCCGATCTGCCGGTCCCGCTGTGGCTCGCGCTCTACGCGGGAGCGGCGGCCGTCGTGGTCTCCTTCTTCGCGCTCACCGTGCTTTGGAAGAAGCCCAAACTCCGCGGCGCCGACGCCGGCCGCCCCCTTCCCGAAGCCCTGCAACGGTTCGCCGATGGTGGGTTCTCGCGGATCGCGGCGCGCGTACTCGGCTTGGCGCTGTTCGCGGGCTTTCTCGCGATGGCGTGGGCAGGCCCGGACAACTCGGCCGGCAACCCGGCTCCGGCGTGGTTCTACGTCTGGTTCTGGGTCGGACTGGTCCCGCTTTCGCTCCTGCTCGGCCCGGTCTGGCCGCGGTTGAATCCACTGAGGACGATCGCGGTGCTGATCCCCGCGCGACAGCGCGAACTCCCGGATCGACTGGGTTACCTGCCCGCGATCGTCGGCCTCCTGGCGTTTCTTTGGCTGGAACTGGTGTTTCCGCATTCGGACTCACCCAGGGCGATCGCCTTTTTCGCCACCGTGTATGCCGTTATACACATCGCTCTCGGGGCGGTGTTCGGTCCGCGCTGGTTCGACCGCGGGGACGCTTTCGAGGTCTACGCGCGTCTGATCGCGGCCCTCTCCCCTTTCGGGAGGCGGACAGATGGGCGCCTGGTGATCCGGAATCCGCTGGACGGCCTGCTCACCGTCTCCCCCGCGCCTTGGCTGACCGCGCTGGTGCTGGTGGTGCTCGGCTCGACGGCGTTCGACGGCCTCACCCGGCTTCCGTTCTGGACGTCGCTGGACGCGGGCGTTTTCGGCGGCACCGCCGGGCTCGCGGTCTGTATCGCGCTCACCTACGGCGCCTATGCGGGCGCCATCAGCCTGACCAGGCCGTATCTGCGCCGAGGGTTCGACCCGTATCCCGCGTTCGCGCCGTCGTTGATCCCGATCATGGTCGGCTACACGGTCGCGCATTACTTCTCGTTCGCCGTGTTCTCGGGCCAGCAGGGATTCGGCCGCGCGATCGACTACACGGTCGTCTCGGCCGAGGTGATCGCGCTGGTGCAGATCGCCGGGATCGTCGCCGGGCACGTGCTGGCCGTAACCTCGGCGCATGACCGTTCCGTCGGCGTGCTGCGCTCGAACTACGTCAAGGTGGGCCAGTACCCCATGCTGGCGCTGATGATCGGCTACACCGTGCTCGGGATCGCGCTGGTCTCCGGCTCATGACCATCGCGGCGCGGGTGGTGATGATGCACCAGGGCGGCTGGGACGAGATCCTCATCTTCGCCGGCCCCGTGGTGATCATCGGGCTGCTCGTCTACGTCGCGCGCAAGCAGGCCCCGACGACACCCGAAGAAGACGACGATTAGTCTTTGGCGCCGCGCCCGTCAGTACGTGTGAGATCGACTCACAGGAGGCTGACGCCATGCGGAAATTGACCTTCGGCATGAACCTGACCGTGGACGGCTACATCGCCGCGCCCGGCGACGACCTCGGCTGGAGCGGCGGTGACGGACCGGACTCGTCACCGAGCGACGAGCTGTTCGGGTGGTGGTCCGACCGGGTGGCGGCGACGGGCCTGGCGCTGTACGGACGCAAGCTGTGGGAGGCGATGAGTTCCCACTGGCCGACCGCCGACCGGCAGCCCGGCGCCACCCCGGCGGAGACCGAGTTCGCCCGCCGCTGGCGGGACATGTCGAAGGTGGTGTTCTCCTCGACGACCGGCACGGTCGACTGGAACACCCGCCTGGTCACCGGCGACGCGGTCACCGAGATCACCCGGCTCAAGGCCGAGGACGCCGGCCCGATGGACATCGGCGGCGCGACGCTCGCCGGGGCGGCCATGCGGGCCGGACTGATCGACGAGTACGTACTGGTCACCCATCCGGTCCTGGTGGGCGGCGGCACGCCGTTCTTCACCGCCCTGGACAACTGGGTGAACCTTGCCCTGGTGGAGACGCGGACGTTTCCCGGCGGCGTGGTGCTGACCCGCTACGAGACAAGGCGCTGAGTGGTCACAGTGCCGGGGGTACGTCCAGCCATGGTTTGCCGGCGGCGTCGAATCCGGTGAGCTCGGCGATCTTCCCGTCGACGATGCGCAGGACAGCGATGGCGAAGAGCCGGTACTCCGGATCGCCGGGGGTGCGCAGGTAGAGCGCGGCGGCCGGCATGCGGTTGACCGTCGTGGTGATACCGCGCCAGTCGTCGTGACCGCGCTGGAAGAGCCCGCCGGAGACCCAGCCGTCCACCGCGTCCTTGGCCGTCCTGACCACGGTGCCCGATTCGGGCAGCATCGCGAAGCGCAGATCGCCGCGCAGCAGGGAGATCAGCCCGTCGAGGTCGTTGCGCTCATGGGCCTCGATGTACGACTTCACCACTCCGCG is a genomic window containing:
- a CDS encoding ABC transporter substrate-binding protein, which produces MVAVLAASAVATVPFVPAASAQQQGKVLRVALTTGIDHLNPFTAQLAASTQVGRFNYEFLTLPSAEDTQPTGGIAESWKTSDDKLTWTFTIRQGMKWSDGKPITAQDPAYTFQRMLDDENARTANGSYVTNFASVSAPDDKTLVIKTKAPQATMTSLDVPIVPKHIWEPIKDLNAPSTDDMAVVGVGSGPYLLTEYKKNEFVKFKANKDYWRGAPKVDELQLLQFKDAEAAVNALKQGEVDVINRLTPTQFDALKGEKNITTNKAPGRRYNELIINFGVKNVLDQPIGDGNPILKDLRVRKAIAQAIDTKTIVDKVMNGYGQPGTGVVPAIYKAYTWSPSDAEKTKFDIAAANATLDQAGYAKGADGIRVAPGGAKLEFRLAGHANRPFDQRVAQFVSGWLKDVGIGVKQELVSDDELDDRTTAGNYDLAISGYGTSPDPDYALSLNTCAGRPNAEGNGGSSATFFCDPRYEDLYKKQLTEFDPAKRAELVKQAQAVLAGEYVDVVLDYDNVLEAYRSDKFSSFTKQPQPDGAILEQSGYWGVYGATPADAAAAGAEESSNTGLWIGIGAVVLVVLVGGGVLLGRRGKSADDRE
- a CDS encoding dihydrofolate reductase family protein, whose translation is MRKLTFGMNLTVDGYIAAPGDDLGWSGGDGPDSSPSDELFGWWSDRVAATGLALYGRKLWEAMSSHWPTADRQPGATPAETEFARRWRDMSKVVFSSTTGTVDWNTRLVTGDAVTEITRLKAEDAGPMDIGGATLAGAAMRAGLIDEYVLVTHPVLVGGGTPFFTALDNWVNLALVETRTFPGGVVLTRYETRR